The Christiangramia flava JLT2011 genome has a segment encoding these proteins:
- a CDS encoding acyl-CoA thioesterase, translating to MSQELSIEKTIRVRFHECDPLQIVWHGNYLKYFEEARESFGLEHGISYEHVKINGYATPVVQSSCEHKLPLKYGDECVVKAIFENTRAAKMIFRYEIYLAEKLVCTGKTVQVFTDMDSNLILVNPPFYSEWKEKMGLRDE from the coding sequence ATGAGCCAGGAATTAAGCATTGAAAAAACGATCAGGGTTCGTTTTCATGAATGCGACCCTTTGCAGATCGTTTGGCATGGGAATTATCTCAAATATTTTGAAGAAGCTCGTGAAAGTTTCGGTCTGGAACACGGAATTTCCTACGAACACGTGAAAATAAATGGATATGCCACGCCGGTGGTACAATCTTCCTGCGAACATAAACTCCCGCTGAAATATGGTGACGAATGTGTGGTAAAAGCTATTTTTGAGAATACTCGTGCGGCTAAAATGATCTTTCGCTATGAGATATACCTGGCTGAAAAACTGGTTTGCACCGGCAAAACCGTGCAGGTTTTTACAGATATGGATTCCAACCTGATTCTCGTGAACCCGCCATTTTATTCAGAATGGAAGGAAAAGATGGGTTTGCGGGATGAGTAG